From a region of the Myxococcus guangdongensis genome:
- a CDS encoding SDR family NAD(P)-dependent oxidoreductase yields the protein MGRLDGKVIVVTGGTTGIGFASAKRFAQEGAKVFFTGRRQAEVDRAEKEIGHGAVGVRGDVSVLTDLDALYARVKQEAGHLDVVFANAGVGEFAALGSITEEHFDKTFDINVKGMLFTVQKALPLLKDGGAVILTGSTAGSAGSEAFSVYSATKAAIRSFARTWALDLKGRRIRVNTLSPGPIDTPGLNGLVPDTQGAKQFKEYLTSLIPLGRMGQPDEVAKTAVFLASDDSSFVNGAELFVDGGAGQV from the coding sequence ATGGGCAGGCTCGACGGGAAGGTCATTGTCGTCACGGGTGGGACCACGGGCATCGGCTTCGCGTCCGCGAAGCGCTTCGCGCAGGAAGGGGCGAAGGTGTTCTTCACCGGCCGCCGGCAGGCGGAGGTGGACCGGGCCGAGAAGGAGATCGGGCACGGGGCGGTGGGCGTGCGGGGGGACGTGTCCGTGCTGACGGACCTGGACGCGCTCTACGCGCGGGTGAAGCAGGAGGCGGGGCACCTGGACGTGGTGTTCGCCAACGCGGGCGTGGGCGAGTTCGCCGCGCTGGGCTCCATCACGGAGGAGCACTTCGACAAGACGTTCGACATCAATGTGAAGGGCATGCTGTTCACGGTGCAGAAGGCGCTGCCGCTCTTGAAGGACGGCGGCGCCGTCATCCTCACGGGCTCCACCGCGGGCTCTGCCGGCTCGGAGGCCTTCAGCGTCTACTCGGCGACCAAGGCGGCCATCCGCTCCTTCGCGCGCACCTGGGCGTTGGATTTGAAGGGGCGCCGCATCCGGGTGAACACGCTCAGCCCGGGCCCCATCGACACGCCGGGACTCAACGGGCTGGTGCCCGACACGCAGGGCGCGAAGCAGTTCAAGGAATACCTCACCAGCCTCATCCCGCTGGGTCGCATGGGCCAGCCGGACGAGGTGGCGAAGACGGCGGTGTTCCTCGCCTCGGATGACAGCAGCTTCGTCAACGGCGCGGAGCTCTTCGTGGACGGTGGCGCCGGGCAGGTCTGA
- a CDS encoding ATP-binding protein, which produces MDFRRRPVSDETSSQGCSWLGLGPAINATQAHAEKLRQYRQASQASARHPTRDKNNLLSLKLRRAKKPSRGELHVHWARFSVIAGGVGASGPRREHRGPCRLRGCRPQQRTHLRAVPHHQARRGGTGLGLSIRHGIVTGSSGGTSVEREPCRGSTFRVSLPVSPRAGAGASDDPIAPGGLSACDGSHAARRAP; this is translated from the coding sequence ATGGACTTCCGGCGGCGGCCCGTCTCGGATGAAACGTCTTCACAAGGATGCTCCTGGCTCGGTTTGGGCCCGGCAATCAATGCCACCCAGGCCCATGCCGAAAAATTACGGCAATACAGGCAAGCCTCGCAAGCCAGCGCCAGACATCCGACCCGCGACAAGAACAATCTATTGTCGCTGAAACTCCGGCGAGCCAAGAAGCCATCCCGTGGCGAGCTGCACGTCCACTGGGCGCGGTTCTCCGTCATCGCTGGTGGCGTCGGTGCGTCGGGACCGCGCCGCGAGCACCGTGGCCCGTGTCGCCTCCGAGGGTGTCGTCCCCAGCAGCGCACGCATCTTCGCGCCGTTCCTCACCACCAAGCCCGTCGGGGGGGCACGGGCCTGGGGTTGTCCATCCGCCACGGCATCGTCACCGGCTCCAGCGGCGGCACCTCCGTGGAGCGTGAGCCATGCCGGGGCAGCACCTTCCGCGTGTCCCTGCCCGTGAGCCCGCGCGCGGGAGCTGGTGCCTCCGATGACCCGATTGCGCCGGGTGGGCTGAGCGCGTGCGATGGCTCGCACGCCGCGCGGCGCGCTCCGTGA
- a CDS encoding TetR/AcrR family transcriptional regulator, with the protein MARPRTFDEAQVLRAVRDQFWSKGYAATSMDDLMKATGLGKGSLYGAFGDKQQLFQKVFDAYCVSSVAAVEKTLAGPDAGALERLRQFLLGVATASAAEVNRRGCLLSRGTAELAAQDAQVADRALETFRGLEAAFVRCLTQAQAHGDLPAQADPRRLGALLLALFRGMEAVGKAGMEEASLRGMVETAFEGLPIASKRRR; encoded by the coding sequence ATGGCCCGGCCTCGGACATTCGATGAAGCGCAGGTGCTGCGCGCGGTACGCGACCAGTTCTGGAGCAAGGGGTACGCGGCGACCTCCATGGACGACCTGATGAAGGCCACGGGGCTGGGAAAGGGCAGCCTCTATGGGGCCTTCGGCGACAAGCAGCAGCTCTTCCAGAAGGTGTTCGACGCGTACTGCGTGAGCTCGGTGGCGGCGGTGGAGAAGACGTTGGCGGGCCCTGACGCGGGCGCGCTGGAGCGGCTGCGGCAGTTCCTGCTGGGCGTGGCCACGGCGTCGGCGGCGGAGGTGAACCGGCGTGGGTGCCTGTTGTCGCGGGGCACCGCGGAGCTGGCGGCGCAGGACGCGCAGGTGGCGGACCGGGCGCTGGAGACCTTCCGGGGGCTCGAGGCCGCGTTCGTGCGCTGCCTCACGCAGGCCCAGGCGCATGGGGACCTCCCGGCCCAGGCGGACCCCAGGCGGCTGGGGGCCCTGCTGCTCGCCCTCTTCCGGGGAATGGAGGCCGTGGGCAAGGCGGGCATGGAGGAGGCCAGCCTGCGCGGCATGGTGGAGACGGCGTTCGAGGGGCTGCCCATCGCGTCGAAGCGCCGCCGCTGA